Genomic window (Accipiter gentilis chromosome 7, bAccGen1.1, whole genome shotgun sequence):
ttatttcttttactCCTTTGCCTCTAATTCTTTACCTGGCATTCACTATATTGCatgttatttcttctttcataatCAAACTCTTCAACTTCAGTCATATTATTCTATTTTTGTATTCCTGTCCTGTCCATCTGGAAGACACAGTACAAATGTATGCAAAGAGAAAATTGCCTTGTCAGCTTGTAATCTATTGTCTTTGTTAGTAGGTCAAATAAATTTTTTATTAGTGAAACAAGCTTATTAAAGCCAAACAGTTTTATACTTGTAGGATTACTGTGAACCCTGTTTTTAGTTTCACCTGGTAGCCTATTAATATAAAAAGCATGATTTGACAAATCATTGATAAACAATGATTCATTAAATCATCGAAAATTAATCTTGACCTATGTGGTCCTATTTTCAATAATTGGGATCAATACACTGTGTACTACCAATTGTCAATATTTTGCCGCTGATTGGAAGGGATTGTTCCAAGGGTGGTTTTGCTTGCCAAATCCAAACATGCTGTTTCTGCCCTTTGATTGCTCTTGGTGGGAATGGTAATTTCTATCACTGCACATGCCAAATGCTACAGGTAAAGTGTGGGTTAGATTCTTGCAGCCAAGATACAAACTCAAGGACagtgtttaaactgatgaagcacCATAACTGGTTAAGTACTGCAGAATGGAATTTGATAGGTATTTAAGAGCCTTGAACAGCAAGTAGCCTCTTTAAAAAGTTTCATAAGGCAACTCAATGTTTAATTGCCATTGATTAATATAAATTATACTCTAAAAAGCATATAGATACCTGAAATCAACGTAACTTCTTTCtgctacaaaacagaaaaaaatctatgaaatCCTTGTTTATGGAGAATATGCAACTTAACTGAATGattattagaaaattatttatttgcaggAATTCCAATAAGAACAACTCTTGATAACTCTACAACAGTCCAGTATGCAGGTCTTCTTCATCAGCTCACCATGAAAGCTAGGAGCACAGTGAGAGATATTGATCCTCAGAATGATCTAACCTTTCTTAGGATCAGatcaaagaaacatgaaattaTGGTAGCTCCAGgtaatatttctattaaaataacAATAGAATTGTATGTCCTTTTAAGTTTCTTCTAATTCTTCATGAATAAGGCTACcatagaaaatgcattttgaaaataattatatgaaaatataaCCATATGTTCATAATGTAACCAGATGTGTTAGGATTTTAATGTACAGAGTTTATAGTATTGAAGCTTGGAGACAACCAAAAAAGTCTAGATCTGATTAATGTTCTGGTTTCTGTGGGTTTTCACAAAGGAAAACCAGTCAAATATATATATCTAgtagtagtgtgtgtgtgtgtgtatatagtaTTAAAGACAGCAAATCCATTTTAGCTCCAAACAGatgcaaaaaaatcttttttttttcctaaaaattaattttttacttggTATGTTGTCACAATTTCCTAGTCATAGGTGGGATTTGTCACAGGTATGCAGTATTATCACCAACATAGTAACTGTGAtataattattttccttaaaacaacCAGGGGAATGTAGCAACCTGTTTCTCACTCATGTATTTATATTTAACATGCTAATTTGTTGGCTGTATCTCTAAAATGGATAACAAGGCCAGGTGAGCTGTAGTGAAGCTGTGGTCAATTACCAGTACAAGGTGAATCAGGCAGAGTGGCAGTGATTGGCTGGGGCCGAGATCCTAGTGTGTGCACTAGCTAATTGAGAGACTAATGGTATGCAGGATTTTGACAGAAATATCCAATGAAGGCATGcagaacaaaaaggaagcttCAGGGATCTCCTCAGCATAGCCACTGGGGAGATCATTGGCTCTGAGCTTGTAGTGACAGACAGCCTTCACGGGGGTAGTCCCCTGATGCTGATTTCTCAGCAAATGTAGAGCAGAGGTACTGCGCTAGGTATGCATTACCTCGCCTCCCTGGAATTATTTATAATGCTGCTATGAAACCAGTATGTGTGAAAGAAACCTGGCACTGTCATTAAGTGTTAACATTAGTCATCAGCTGATACTAAGATTAAAATTTTAGTTTCTATTTTGGAATGTAAAcctaatgcattttttaaatcatgGTTTTTTGCTCATTGATTTAGACTGATGCACTTGATTCTTATTTTGCATTTGCCCTTCACTTATTTTTTAGAGGTGACTTTTTGAGTAGTTACTATTAAAGCATGTTGGCCTGAAAATAAGTGATATAAAATGTGAAGCTTTTTTGCTAACAGGGAGATTAGTTGTTCAAAGGCTTGATTGTATTTTACTGTAATAGAAGGTGGCAAATGAACCACCTGTGATTTATATTAAGTTGCTTTTGTATGAAAGTGACAATGCAGGACTGCAGCTTCTTAAGTCTCCCAAGCAGATTCAGCCCTACTAAATTCACTGGATACTTTCAAGAAATGTTTCATTCAAAACAGATGATGTTAAATAGCTATCCAACTGAATTGTTTCCAAAACTTCACTGGGCTTTTAGAATTAGTAGGCAAAGTCTGGCATGCTTAGAATTTATCCATAGTAAAAGTCTATTCaaatcttttctggttttttcatGTCTAAATGGGGTTCTCAATTTTGAATAAACTAGTTAGTGAACTGAAAAGAGTTCTCTGCACCTGCAGAAGAGGCTGCAGATGTCAAAAGTTTTTTATTATAACAAGTGCTAGCTTCCAGGTGCTTATCTTGTGacttttttcatcttgtttaaaTATCTTTACAGCTTCTTGAAAGCAAATCTACTGcttattaaaatagttttaatatgCTATAGTTAAGCTTTatgacacagattttttttaaactgtaatccCAGATTTTTGTACAAAGTGCTTAcgttttctaaatgttttttatataaatgacattgcttttgcttatgttttataaacaaaaagtCGGAGAGGAATAGATGAATAAAGAGTATTTATCAGGAgataacataaaatattttaactaaacatttttatatctttttgcAGATAAGGAGTATCTCCTGATCGTTATTCAGAACCCATGCGAATAGTCCTACTATGGTAATATTTTTAGAGACAGTGATGTAGTTCTACTTGTTAAACTAATATTACTTGTTGATATTTAATATCAAACATAGCACTAAGTAATTTTACATAAAGTGTAACTGTCATGACTGAAATGTTGCCAATTTAAAGTTCTCAGTTGTAGCTGTATCAATTTGTGTTTGAGCAAATCATAACACATGTATCAAAATATTGTATGTTTATCTTGATACTCAGAAGAGcaataataaagcaaaatgctTAAAATTCTCTTTAATGGATGTTCAAGCTATTCTTGCAATTAAATCATTCTCTTTACACTTCTAATGTAATGTTGGAAGAGAAATCATACCTCATGGGAAGTGGTAGATCATGTGTAGAGATACATCTATAAATGTGTCCCTGTGAACTAGAGTCACCACAGTTAACACGAATCAAAGTATAGAAGTGTAGTTCATGTCAGTAATGATGGACTGGATATTGCCCTGTCTTTAACTCCTGGTTTTTAAGTTTTGCTAAgggaagaaaagtgaaagaaaagctatcttttattattttccaatTTCTACGGATGGAAACAATAGCttcatttaatattttcactACTGGGAATTTCAAGCAGACAAAGGTGAGCCTGCAGTCTAATGTAGAACTACTAGAACTACTGTTATTTTGTTGGTAGTGGTAAACAGTGCTTTTTGATAACTACACTACGGTGCTATCTGATAACTGCTTAAGCCTTTAGATCGAATACACAAGCCGTAAACCTTAGTGACATGGGACAACAGGTGGGTTAAAGCTCAGAATGTTTCCCAAATCAGATCCATGTTTATACAGTAGCACTGGAGATCCGATAGGTATTGATGAGTGCCTTTAAAACAGATGCACTGATAAAAGGCCGCTGTAGGTTTAAGCTACATACAAATCCGTAATGTTCAGAAGACATGCTTTGTCAGTGCCTTGGGATGAGTCTCATGGCTGATGTGCCCTCCCAGCTGTGGGAGGGCAGTGCAGAACTGGGTGCAGCACCCCTGTTCTGCCCGCACTGTACGCCTCCGTTGAGGGTAAGCACGGCTACAAGCTTTCCTCCCTCATGATCCTGAAGTCATGCTAAGCTTTGCACTTGAGTATATGTGGAGACAGCATGAAAGCGCAGGGAGTTTGAGCTGACACTGTGCTTGAAAAAATACCAGTCATACTTGTACTACAAATCATCTCAGGTTCTGTAGATTACATATAAATTTTTATCAATTAATTATTTAAACTTTAAATCTTAAGATTGTCTTCAATTGGTCACAAGAAGGGGTTTTTCTCTAGACATAGGAAGGAAGAACAAATGTGTGGGGTGGCTATGAGGATGAAAGGAAACGTTGAATACTGCTCAGGGATCTTTGTAGTACATCATATGAATTGTGGTTGAGGTTATGAAACTGATAAATCACTGAATGTCTCAGTGGATATGGAGTCAGCAATTTGCTATTAGGACTATGTTATGTATCACTCAAAACTTACACAAAGAAGAGTATCAAAGCCCGGTGGTATTTTTTGCAAATCTGCTTGCTCTGACTTTGCTGGATAGCTTGGAAAGGCcgtatttcactgaaaaatctgGGACAGTTGGTCCTGCTCCTTGGAGCTGAAGGTATCTGAGCATTGAGATCTCGAAGGCTAGCAGCCAGATTCCACGCCCAAGCAGTGGGGACCACGGAAGATTCAGTGCGGCTGCGTATTGAGAAGAAGTGAACCCAAAGGCACAGAGGCCCAGTGTGATGGAAATTAAGCATAGCAATCCAGCTGGGCCTGGCTATTCAAAATTTTAAGGATATATAAATCAATGGGACACTATTGCTGGCACTTACTGTAGTCAGTGCTGTGCCAGAAGAATTTCCTTACCGCGGGAGGGTTTTTTAATTGTGCTCTGGAAAACAACCATTTTAAGTTGTTTATAATGAACCAATATATTGACATGgggcaatgtttttaaaaacctacctttttgttatcttctctgcttctgttgtgataattttaaaaatccaaccTACTTATTGCTATGCATTAGTGAACATTTATTCTACTAATAACCTGGCACATCAAATTCCTACCAATTCATAGCCtagatttttcatttcagcacGTGCCCAAAACTATTGCTGAATTCCAACTACTATTAATGTGTATTTGGGGCTAATAGTTTTGTTTCCATAGTTTTCTCTTAACAGCATTAATTCTGTGGAGGTTTCACTGTGTAAGTCCAGAAAACTGCCAGAATTACAGTCCCTGTTATACTTTTCTATTGTCAAAAATAATATCTGTGTTGCAATTTCCAGCATCATTGAAAAATGTCCTTCAGCCCAAAGAACACAGTAGTGcactgcaaagagaaaagctTAGTCTCTGGcaatgttctttcatttttgtctttctgataCATGTGTTAGTTCCCTTTACAGACTTTAATCCAATATTTATTAAGCAGCTGATGATTGCTGTGGCTTGATAAAGCACTCAAAAAGACACTTAAGCCAAATCATTAAAATTAAACACATGCTAAATCATTTTGCTGAAAAGTGTTTTTATGTGGAAAAATGGCCTTAAGCAGATGCGTGTAGTTCTCCAAGGGTCAAATACTGCTCACAAATTAGTTTCTCTCCATGTTCCTGTGAGAGGCATAGATGTAGATAAGAGGGCAAAGTTTGGTCCATTTATAATGATGTGCGCAGtaacaaatgctatgcaaacacaTGGGCTGAGCTGTGCTTCTGCCAACTGCTCTTACCAGGGCAGTCTCTAATCGGGTTTCCTTGAAAGCACTGTAGTATTATACAATTTTGGCAACATCTTCACTAGGGAGCATAAATTGAAATACTCCATTTCATTCCCTGGTAATTTGTTCGTATTTTCTGTAAGCAAAAGCAAGCTGAACACGTGTAAACTTTTCATTTAGTTCTTTCAGTAGGAAATGGAAATAACAATAGTTAAGTCTCTAACAGTCCTAGTGGAAAACCCTGGTCAGCACACTGATCTGAACAAAGGTGGGCCGTTGAAAGGAATGGAATCGTCCAGACAAAATACAGGGAAATAAATTTTCAAGTTATTTGAGCACCACAAAAGTGTTACACCAAGTCATTTAAGCTGTCATTTATGTGAACCAGCAGTGATTTTACTAGTAAACAGTTAACTGAGGGAAGGTTGAGGAAAAAAGTAGCAGGAAAGAGATTCATTTCATAGATGATCATTTTGTCAAGGGAATGTTGAGAACGTCAAGAGTGGCTGTTGTTCATTGAAAGGCAGCGCTTGGGTTGAATTGTAACATGCTAGTTAGGCAATCAGCCAAGGAATAAATTATGTCAGTATCATGCATTTGAGGTCCTCAAAATAAACTAAAAGATAAAGTTCTTGGAAAGCCTCCCACTTTCAAAAGAAAGTACTTTGGATTTTCTTTAACATATAGTTTTTCAAAATGCATGGTCCCTCATGGGACAACAGCTTTGGCCAGCTGATTCAATCTGTATTTTGCTCATCTGtcaataaaatacttttaaatatttcacttaatGCACATTCAGTGCCTTTGACAGTCTGGCTTTCTACAAAGTTACTTGGTTTCTTAGACATACAATTATCATTTAGTCCACATTACATAATGTATGTAGAAGTATCAAATGGTAtatttttcagttatattttcaGCTGAACTCAAGATGTATGTAGATCCGTGGTCTTATGTTTGTACATTATTTGATTGAATAGAACTATGGGATACAATGAGAGTGATTCACAAACTGCAAGTGATAAAGCATTTGTAAGATAATGAACAGCTAACTTTGTCACTTGTGCAGACTTTCAGGAAttcatgtatttgtattttgtcaGGTCTGGTAAGGGCGTTCTTGTGACAGGATTCTTAGAAGGGAGTGTAATGGTGAGGAAGGTGGTATTAAATATTAAGTCAAATGGTCTGAAGTGGACAGTATCCATTAAGGATGTTAGTTCATCTAGGAAGCACTAAGATGTTAAATATGAAGTTCCACTGCCGATAAATGAATTATCAGACTGTGTACTTTTTCATGGATTAATCGTACTTGCCAACATAATTTCAGTGAGAAGTTCCTTGGATTTACTGATGACACAAGGCTTTGTATACAGCTGTATTACATGTATGGTGggaatatatacatgtatatatatatgtatataaagcaCGTATATATAATTACTGTTAACTTCCTGAGGGGTGTTTTTTGCACCACACTGGATTCTCTGAAGAAACTATCTGATTGTAAGTGTTAATAATAGTGAACCTGAAAAGGGCAGATTAGTAAAATACCACAATCATCTGAAAATGCAGTTAGGAATTAGTATTATTTTCAAGAGTTATTCAGTTGGGTTTGGAACTAAACAGTGACAGCAGCACTTTCAACACAGGGTTTCCCTAGCAAGAGGAATCAATCCTAGTTCCACTGTCTCAACCCAGCAGGACACAAGTTCTGGGGTGGACCTCCAGAAAAAGccacagttttcaaaaaaaaaatatggtgtcatccttttaattgttttaattattaagTTACAATCTAGAGACAGCAAGATAATTTGCCTATTGATTTTTCAAATCTCAGGTGGCTAAATTAGAGTAGCCAGGAGAATTCCAAGTTTGTGTTCCCTTTGCCTGGCACCTGAACAAATTAGATCTCTCAGTTTGTAGAAAAATTAGGTCATAACAAGGTTCACTGCGGGACTTCACAGCATCCATGGGAGAAAGGAAGACCGAAGCTTGGAGAGAAAGCCTGGAATGTCCTAGGTTAATTAAGCATAACAGCAGAGGTAGATTGTATATCTGTTCAGACCATGGCATTGATTTGAATCTCTCTGAATTTCAGGACATTCACATTTGGAAGCACAGTGGGACTAGAAACAGACccctgaaaaaaatgcagtgactagCAGGAAATTAAAGGCCACAGGGAGATCTGAACCAATTCCTTGAGCTTTGCAGACAATCTGAGAGAGAAAAGGTTAATTCTCCTTCAGGATGCAACGAAGCAGAAAATCAGCTAGTCCAAACACATGCTATTTTCAGCCATCCCTGCAAATTATCcttaaataataatgaaagcaCTCAGAATTTACTTCTGAAGAATTTTCAATAATTACTTTGAATAGAGtacactgtttttaaaagcaacactGATGTAAGTCAAAATTCTTCTAAGTGGATGCATAACAAGAAGACATGAGTTCTAACTGCCCACATCCTCCTTTGGACAGCTGGGGCTCTCAGCTCTGTATATGGTTTTGGGTGGTGCCGTAGTAAGGAGTattcctcctcttttccaaaAATACATAAGTTTGCCTTTGACCTAAGTACCCTTTTAGTTGCCCTGGCTCTGCACCATTGAATTCAGTGAAATTGCTTCTGTCTAAAGCAGTTAATATAATACACAAAAGATGCCATCACCTTGAGTCTATGCCAATTGGGTCAGAAAGAAATCTCGACGTGCTttcactgctttgtttttaaagatactgaGCAAGAAGACAACTGCAGTAGACATTCTTTGGTGAAGATGGACAGGACTCAGCATTAGTTACTGGCTGGCAACAGGTTTACAAAGTATTGTTCAAATGCCATAATTGCAAGGAGCAAAATAGCTAAATAGAGGTTCAGGCTAAGAAAGTTAGCTATAATATGGCTCATCGTTAAAAAAAATAGCACTCAATGGcactttgcattttcaaagcactATAGGAATGCAGAGAAGAATGCTGGACTGCAGTACTTCAGATATCACAGAAGCTAGAAGGCGAAGCAAAGATTCAGCTTTCTTTGGTATTTATGTATACAAACTCCACAGTTAAATCAATGAAGATGACTGCAAAGTATGACAACAAGGGATGCATTCATTAGCACTATTCAAACAATTTAAAGTGACTTTTCAAACGTGGAAGGAAAAGCCTAGGATCCAGTAAATTACTCCTTCCCCCTCTTGCCCCTTGTCCTAAGGGGATTGTGCTTTTGTCGGATGAATCCACCTGTTTGTCAAACTTGTTGCTAATTTTGCCAAAGGCTACCTCAGAATCTGGTCTCAGGAGCAGTGTCTGCTTCTTACACACTAAACCGCAGTGCCTACCATACAACTGTTGCTGCTGAAGTAAGTACTTAAACACATTCTTCTGCTAATATCATCTGGAAATCTCATGGCCACCTTCTACAAGATTTCTGAGCTATGAGTGGCTTGCAGTATCTCACTATGTCTGGTTCAGGCTAAAACCCAGAACAGTATAGTCAAATAGAGATAATAAATAATTATAAGATACTTAAATTAGTAATGAAGCTGTACCATTTCTGCAAGGAATTCTTACTGTCAGTTGTGAAAAGCTGCCAGTTTCCTTCTAATTTACTAATTAGTGATTTATAGGAGAGA
Coding sequences:
- the DYNLRB2 gene encoding dynein light chain roadblock-type 2 — translated: MAEVEETLKRIQAHRGVVATMVVNAEGIPIRTTLDNSTTVQYAGLLHQLTMKARSTVRDIDPQNDLTFLRIRSKKHEIMVAPDKEYLLIVIQNPCE